A region of Streptomyces sp. TG1A-60 DNA encodes the following proteins:
- a CDS encoding HNH endonuclease family protein — MVRLRGGVAAVALVLVAATGCEVDTRGSAGPGENPGGGGDALAAAEALTVKGRAPRTGYDRDEFGSPWADTNSNSCGTRDDILKRDLEGLKFRDDDCTVVSGVLDPDPYTGGEVPYVRGRSRIDVDHIVALSDAWQKGAQQWDASKRIALANDPINLVAVDSGTNRSKGDGDTATWLPPNKAYRCTYVAAQVAVKTKYGLWVTSAEQSAMKRVLTTCPEQKLPTGGNPTKAPNRFHAD; from the coding sequence GTGGTGCGTCTGAGGGGTGGAGTCGCGGCTGTCGCTCTCGTGCTGGTCGCCGCCACCGGCTGCGAAGTGGACACGCGGGGTTCGGCCGGACCGGGGGAGAACCCCGGCGGGGGCGGCGACGCGCTGGCCGCCGCGGAGGCGCTGACCGTCAAGGGGCGGGCGCCCAGGACGGGTTACGACCGCGACGAGTTCGGCAGTCCCTGGGCCGACACAAACTCCAACAGCTGCGGCACCCGCGACGACATACTCAAACGCGACCTGGAAGGCCTGAAGTTCCGGGACGACGACTGCACGGTGGTCTCCGGCGTCCTCGACCCGGACCCGTACACCGGCGGGGAGGTGCCGTACGTACGGGGCCGCAGCCGGATCGACGTGGACCACATCGTGGCCCTCTCCGACGCCTGGCAGAAGGGCGCCCAGCAATGGGACGCCAGCAAGCGCATAGCCCTGGCCAACGACCCGATCAACCTCGTCGCGGTCGACTCGGGCACCAACCGCAGCAAGGGCGACGGCGACACGGCCACCTGGCTCCCGCCCAACAAGGCGTACCGCTGCACGTATGTGGCCGCCCAGGTCGCGGTGAAGACGAAGTACGGCCTGTGGGTCACCTCGGCCGAACAGTCCGCCATGAAGCGGGTGCTGACCACCTGCCCCGAGCAGAAGCTCCCCACCGGCGGCAACCCGACGAAGGCGCCGAACCGCTTCCACGCGGACTGA